In a single window of the Botrytis cinerea B05.10 chromosome 10, complete sequence genome:
- the Bcdml1 gene encoding Bcdml1, producing the protein MHEIITLQLGQKSNYLATHFWNTQESYFTYSADQESPIDHDVHFRPGIGADGTETFTPRTLIYDLKGGFGSLRKINALYQIDEPVITDGLWNGPAVVQRQTAIQQSPYQQSLEEGLEPPKLTSESVRYWSDFNRVYYHPRSIAQLNEYELNSSLMPFENWDAGEELFSSLDKEHDLLDRDLRPFAEEADHMQGIQIMGGIDDAWGGFAARYMDRLRDEYGKTTIWFWGLEDNIKGIPREKRFLKLSNTAKSISEIIPQTSLFIPMTIPSTHLPSYVKLDASSSWEVSGLLSSAMESMTLPSRLKPQNGTRQTLDQLASTLNVNGNQNIAKLRMSVKQNSETGINDTVHTGTNGHSQATDTRVTSAKTSSRGEDVPAENDTANFDMDFFPTETGEQSRGPRKSGKIHVFGQVENYRGNEEYDEENDRNDEGRERALRIAASLPLLSKTYTPLSFPLLDSFPGIFNHEDENIRNLSISTSLSTDTSVALRIKSLQQIVNRAIGMDEREALSNSLGEIAESYEEGWDSDTDDDDD; encoded by the exons ATGCATGAAATCATTACCCTCCAGTTGGGACAAAAGAGTAATTATCTTGCTACCCATTTCTGGAATACTCAG GAATCATACTTTACATATTCGGCAGATCAAGAATCTCCCATTGATCACGATGTTCACTTTAGACCTGGTATTGGAGCCGATGGCACTGAAACCTTCACTCCAAGAACTTTGATTTATGATCTGAAAGGGGGATTTGGTTCTCTAAGGAAGATTAATGCTCTGTATCAAATAGATGAACCGGTTATCACCGATGGATTATG GAATGGTCCAGCTGTAGTTCAACGGCAAACGGCCATCCAACAGAGTCCATATCAACAAAGTTTGGAAGAAGGTCTTGAACCACCAAAGCTCACCTCAGAATCGGTGCGATATTGGTCAGACTTCAATCGCGTTTACTATCATCCAAGGTCAATAGCTCAACtcaatgaatatgaattaaATTCATCTTTAATGCCATTCGAAAATTGGGATGCTGGCGAAGAATTGTTTAGTTCCTTAGATAAAGAGCATGATTTGTTGGATCGTGATCTTCGACCTTTCGCCGAGGAAGCCGATCATATGCAAGGCATACAGATAATGGGAGGTATTGATGATGCTTGGGGTGGCTTTGCTGCTCGATATATGGATCGCTTGAGAGATGAATACGGTAAGACCACGATATGGTTCTGGGGCTTGGAGGACAATATTAAGGGGATACCCCGA GAAAAACGTTTCTTGAAGTTGTCGAACACGGCGAAGTCAATATCGGAAATCATTCCACAAACGTCCCTTTTCATTCCAATGACCATACCATCAACACATTTGCCAAGTTACGTCAAATTGGACGCGAGTTCTTCATGGGAAGTTTCTGGCTTGTTGTCTTCCGCGATGGAAAGCATGACACTGCCTTCAAGATTGAAGCCTCAAAATGGCACAAGGCAAACTTTGGACCAATTGGCAAGCACATTAAATGTCAATGGCAATCAGAATATTGCGAAATTACGCATGTCTGTAAAGCAAAATTCTGAGACAGGAATTAATGATACTGTCCACACAGGGACGAACGGACATTCCCAGGCCACAGATACGAGGGTTACTTCAGCAAAAACTTCAAGTCGTGGTGAGGATGTGCCTGCGGAAAATGACACTGCCAATTTTGATATGGACTTCTTTCCCACAGAAACAGGAGAGCAATCTCGCGGTCCTCGGAAGTCCGGCAAGATTCATGTATTTGGCCAAGTTGAGAATTATAGAGGAAATGAGGAATACGATGAAGAAAACGACAGAAATGATGAGGGTCGTGAACGAGCTCTTAGAATTGCTGCTAGTCTTCCATTACTATCAAA GACATATACACCATTATCTTTTCCACTTCTCGATAGTTTCCCTGGTATCTTTAAccatgaagatgagaatatcAGGAATCTCTCAATCAGCACATCTCTTTCGACTGATACGTCTGTGGCCCTGAGAATTAAAAGCCTTCAGCAAATAGTAAATAGAGCTATTGGCATGGATGAACGAGAGGCGCTCAGTAATTCTCTTGGCGAGATCGCGGAATCATATGAAGAAGGTTGGGATAGTGATaccgacgatgatgatgattag
- the Bcprx6 gene encoding Bcprx6, giving the protein MTFQQELNSWLSPSPTDVQSPPEINSKAPSSSKLPLPNSNRKPTIITFLRHCGCPFAEKTFLTLRNLATSYPNINIIAISHSTSSSTDTWVESLGGAGPIQVVVDSDREIYAQWGLGTSSAWHVLNPWSMFSVFKLGREEQIWNRPTESGSRWQTSGSWVVDKEGIVKGGGVAKSADEIMNFEAIKLIE; this is encoded by the exons atgacTTTCCAACAAGAACTTAATTCATggctatctccatctccaactgACGTTCAATCACCTCCAGAAATCAACTCCAAAGCACCTTCATCGTCCAAACTTCCATTACCAAATTCCAATCGAAAGCCTACTATTATCACATTCCTCCGACATTGTGGCTGCCCA TTCGCAGAAAAGACCTTCCTCACCCTTCGCAATCTTGCCACTTCTTACCCAAATATCAACATAATAGCCATCTCTCATTCTACATCATCCTCGACCGACACTTGGGTTGAATCCCTTGGCGGCGCTGGCCCCATCCAAGTAGTCGTTGATTCTGATCGAGAAATATATGCACAATGGGGATTAGGCACTAGTTCCGCCTGGCACGTACTAAATCCCTGGAGTATGTTTTCCGTCTTTAAGCTTGGGCGCGAAGAACAGATATGGAATAGACCCACGGAGAGTGGAAGTCGATGGCAGACGAGTGGGAGTTGGGTTGTGGATAAGGAGGGGATCGTGAAGGGAGGTGGAGTGGCGAAGAGTGCGGACGAAATTATGAATTTTGAGGCAATTAAGTTAATTGAGTGA
- the Bcpac1 gene encoding Bcpac1, which translates to MSSQDQQQQQQTAQPQTSTASSSNAETTSTVTPSIQQNVVSDDSLLCQWEKCSERCPTPESLFEHICEKHVGRKSTNNLNLTCGWNSCRTTTVKRDHITSHIRVHVPLKPHKCEFCGKAFKRPQDLKKHVKTHADDSVLLRSPEQPGGPNGGYRQPGGKANPMGYYDHNASMHPGSAGLYGNSHHGGHSGYYAPAHPPPSSYGGGPGYYQMSHNPDLGQHAAWDEKKRNYENLNDFFGAAKRRQIDANSYQQVNQRLMALQGIPISGGGAIHDYIHSAPQLVPIDGHGGHGGHGGHGGPIPQHQYSLPLPNLRTKSDLNSIDQFLEQMQSTVYESSNAAAAAGIHQPGAHYTHQSINFRQSHSPPQTQIHNIGSMAPHVSTSYASAPMTATHSSHSVSSGTPALTPSSSAVSYTSGNSPMSSSGLSPISRHSSTSTASYPNLPAVSLGYSPHHSATAPTSTLGTNFDSDPRRRYSGGILQRSAGGLNSSQYRESMETATISSPSPSPKETTPRPESIVQTDVTNNIDPALSVTSPTVRSVDTLESARDRAEEAWIENIRVIEALRRYVSDRLQNGEYVKDEEDSSPADVDMKDIPTKTEEKPAESLYPVLKTDDDDE; encoded by the exons ATGTCGAGTCAAgaccagcagcagcagcaacaaacTGCACAACCTCAGACTTCGACCGCCTCGAGTTCCAATGCAGAAACGACCTCCACAGTAACTCCATCAATCCAGCAAAACGTTGTATCTGATGATAGTTTACTCTGTCAATGGGAGAAATGTTCTGAGAGATGTCCCACTCCAGAATCTTTATTT GAACACATCTGCGAGAAACATGTCGGCAGAAAGAGTACCAATAACTTGAACCTCACCTGCGGCTGGAATTCATGCCGTACTACTACCGTCAAACGCGACCATATTACATCTCATATTCGTGTGCATGTTCCACTCAAACCCCACAAATGTGAATTCTGTGGAAAAGCATTCAAGCGTCCTCAGGACTTGAAGAAACATGTCAAG ACCCATGCCGATGATTCCGTTTTATTGAGATCCCCAGAACAGCCCGGTGGCCCAAACGGAGGATATAGACAACCAGGTGGTAAAG CAAACCCCATGGGCTATTATGACCACAATGCTTCCATGCACCCTGGTTCTGCCGGTCTTTATGGCAATTCGCATCATGGTGGACACAGTGGATATTATGCACCCGCTCATCCTCCACCATCTTCATATGGCGGAGGCCCAGGTTATTACCAAATGTCTCACAACCCCGATCTTGGTCAACATGCAGCCTGGGATGAGAAGAAGCGAAATTATGAGAACTTGAATGACTTTTTTGGTGCTGCTAAGCGTCGTCAAATTGATGCCAATTCTTATCAACAAGTCAACCAAAGGTTGATGGCATTACAAGGCATTCCAATTAGTGGAGGTGGAGCTATCCATGACTACATTCATTCGGCACCTCAATTAGTTCCAATTGATGGGCATGGAGGTCACGGAGGTCATGGTGGTCATGGAGGTCCTATTCCACAACACCAATATTCCCTACCTCTGCCAAACTTGAGGACCAAGAGTGATTTGAATTCCATTGATCAATTCTTGGAGCAAATGCAATCAACAGTCTACGAAAGTTCAaatgcagcagcagcagcaggcATTCATCAACCTGGTGCTCATTACACTCACCAGTCTATCAACTTCCGTCAAAGTCACTCGCCacctcaaactcaaatccaCAACATTGGCTCAATGGCACCACATGTTTCGACTTCTTACGCCTCAGCACCAATGACTGCTACCCACTCATCTCATTCAGTTTCATCTGGTACACCAGCTTTAACACCTTCCTCGAGTGCCGTTTCATATACTTCTGGCAATTCTCCAATGTCCTCAAGTGGATTATCTCCCATCTCTAGACACAGTTCTACATCAACTGCATCATATCCCAATCTCCCTGCAGTATCCCTCGGATACTCTCCACATCATTCAGCAACTGCACCAACATCTACACTTGGCACAAACTTTGATAGTGATCCTCGTCGTCGTTACTCTGGTGGTATACTCCAAAGAAGTGCTGGTGGACTCAACTCTAGCCAATATCGCGAGTCTATGGAGACCGCTACTATTAGCTCTCCGTCACCATCTCCCAAAGAAACAACTCCTCGCCCTGAGTCTATTGTTCAAACGGATGTCACAAATAACATTGATCCAGCTCTTTCTGTAACTTCACCTACAGTCAGATCAGTTGATACTCTCGAAAGTGCTCGCGACAGAGCTGAAGAGGCATGGATTGAGAATATTCGTGTCATTGAAGCTTTGCGAAGATATGTCAGTGACCGACTTCAAAATGGAGAGTATGTcaaggatgaagaggattcTTCTCCGGCCGATGTTGATATGAAAGATATCCCAACAAAGACCGAGGAGAAGCCAGCTGAGAGCTTGTACCCCGTTCTGAAaacagatgatgatgatgagtaG
- the Bcpac1 gene encoding Bcpac1 — protein MSSQDQQQQQQTAQPQTSTASSSNAETTSTVTPSIQQNVVSDDSLLCQWEKCSERCPTPESLFEHICEKHVGRKSTNNLNLTCGWNSCRTTTVKRDHITSHIRVHVPLKPHKCEFCGKAFKRPQDLKKHVKTHADDSVLLRSPEQPGGPNGGYRQPGGKVIANLQHLAANPMGYYDHNASMHPGSAGLYGNSHHGGHSGYYAPAHPPPSSYGGGPGYYQMSHNPDLGQHAAWDEKKRNYENLNDFFGAAKRRQIDANSYQQVNQRLMALQGIPISGGGAIHDYIHSAPQLVPIDGHGGHGGHGGHGGPIPQHQYSLPLPNLRTKSDLNSIDQFLEQMQSTVYESSNAAAAAGIHQPGAHYTHQSINFRQSHSPPQTQIHNIGSMAPHVSTSYASAPMTATHSSHSVSSGTPALTPSSSAVSYTSGNSPMSSSGLSPISRHSSTSTASYPNLPAVSLGYSPHHSATAPTSTLGTNFDSDPRRRYSGGILQRSAGGLNSSQYRESMETATISSPSPSPKETTPRPESIVQTDVTNNIDPALSVTSPTVRSVDTLESARDRAEEAWIENIRVIEALRRYVSDRLQNGEYVKDEEDSSPADVDMKDIPTKTEEKPAESLYPVLKTDDDDE, from the exons ATGTCGAGTCAAgaccagcagcagcagcaacaaacTGCACAACCTCAGACTTCGACCGCCTCGAGTTCCAATGCAGAAACGACCTCCACAGTAACTCCATCAATCCAGCAAAACGTTGTATCTGATGATAGTTTACTCTGTCAATGGGAGAAATGTTCTGAGAGATGTCCCACTCCAGAATCTTTATTT GAACACATCTGCGAGAAACATGTCGGCAGAAAGAGTACCAATAACTTGAACCTCACCTGCGGCTGGAATTCATGCCGTACTACTACCGTCAAACGCGACCATATTACATCTCATATTCGTGTGCATGTTCCACTCAAACCCCACAAATGTGAATTCTGTGGAAAAGCATTCAAGCGTCCTCAGGACTTGAAGAAACATGTCAAG ACCCATGCCGATGATTCCGTTTTATTGAGATCCCCAGAACAGCCCGGTGGCCCAAACGGAGGATATAGACAACCAGGTGGTAAAG TAATTGCTAATTTGCAGCACCTCGCAGCAAACCCCATGGGCTATTATGACCACAATGCTTCCATGCACCCTGGTTCTGCCGGTCTTTATGGCAATTCGCATCATGGTGGACACAGTGGATATTATGCACCCGCTCATCCTCCACCATCTTCATATGGCGGAGGCCCAGGTTATTACCAAATGTCTCACAACCCCGATCTTGGTCAACATGCAGCCTGGGATGAGAAGAAGCGAAATTATGAGAACTTGAATGACTTTTTTGGTGCTGCTAAGCGTCGTCAAATTGATGCCAATTCTTATCAACAAGTCAACCAAAGGTTGATGGCATTACAAGGCATTCCAATTAGTGGAGGTGGAGCTATCCATGACTACATTCATTCGGCACCTCAATTAGTTCCAATTGATGGGCATGGAGGTCACGGAGGTCATGGTGGTCATGGAGGTCCTATTCCACAACACCAATATTCCCTACCTCTGCCAAACTTGAGGACCAAGAGTGATTTGAATTCCATTGATCAATTCTTGGAGCAAATGCAATCAACAGTCTACGAAAGTTCAaatgcagcagcagcagcaggcATTCATCAACCTGGTGCTCATTACACTCACCAGTCTATCAACTTCCGTCAAAGTCACTCGCCacctcaaactcaaatccaCAACATTGGCTCAATGGCACCACATGTTTCGACTTCTTACGCCTCAGCACCAATGACTGCTACCCACTCATCTCATTCAGTTTCATCTGGTACACCAGCTTTAACACCTTCCTCGAGTGCCGTTTCATATACTTCTGGCAATTCTCCAATGTCCTCAAGTGGATTATCTCCCATCTCTAGACACAGTTCTACATCAACTGCATCATATCCCAATCTCCCTGCAGTATCCCTCGGATACTCTCCACATCATTCAGCAACTGCACCAACATCTACACTTGGCACAAACTTTGATAGTGATCCTCGTCGTCGTTACTCTGGTGGTATACTCCAAAGAAGTGCTGGTGGACTCAACTCTAGCCAATATCGCGAGTCTATGGAGACCGCTACTATTAGCTCTCCGTCACCATCTCCCAAAGAAACAACTCCTCGCCCTGAGTCTATTGTTCAAACGGATGTCACAAATAACATTGATCCAGCTCTTTCTGTAACTTCACCTACAGTCAGATCAGTTGATACTCTCGAAAGTGCTCGCGACAGAGCTGAAGAGGCATGGATTGAGAATATTCGTGTCATTGAAGCTTTGCGAAGATATGTCAGTGACCGACTTCAAAATGGAGAGTATGTcaaggatgaagaggattcTTCTCCGGCCGATGTTGATATGAAAGATATCCCAACAAAGACCGAGGAGAAGCCAGCTGAGAGCTTGTACCCCGTTCTGAAaacagatgatgatgatgagtaG